ACGAATCATACCACATATTATCACCCCTATTAAAAGTAGATTTGAATGAAGAGTGTTGTTTGATAATCAATAATAGTTGAACAATGTAATATGTGATATGGTAATTACTGATGAAAAGTCTAAAATACCTAATAATTTAGGGGCAAAACATATATTTAATCTTAGGTTAAACATAAAATTAGTCTAATATATGTTAGGTTAAACATAAAATTAGTCTATGTAATTTGTCTTAAATTCGAATTATTTGATGTTCTATTCAATTGAGCCTTGAGTCAAAATGGTTGTAAAATGATAAAACTGATCCatatattaaaatcatctaagCCAATGTTCATCATTagaaaaaagaacacaaaaaggcctataaaaataaattcatagttatttatttagattTGTAGActatatcataatatttatatatatatattgtgaaaaattatgaaatatatattaagtgtGAAAAGTATGtcaatgaatttttatttttgtaaatttgaaaaaataaaaatttattatattttaacatgaatttCCAAATTGCTCTATTGTTggttaaacttaaaaattatttttattataaatagatgtaatgaatcaaataaaattatttcagaaaattatttttatataatttctttataaaatttgtaatgttctttattaaatatttcaagtttgtCATTTTCGAATTTAAATAGGTTCGCTGCCACCTAATGAGAGCGTGCTTGTCACGAACGAAGCAGGCGGCGCGTGCAACTTCCAATACTTTGCCATGCGGAagcttttttttccctctcacGGGCGCGCGCTCTCTCCCTCTTCGCTGTGTAGTGTGTTACTCTAAAATTCTGTCCGTCTCCGTCGTCGATCGCTCCCAACTAACCAAGAGACACAAATCACAGATCAAAATACCTAAATTCTTACCACGTCACTGTAATTTTATCTCTCGTGTTCCTGATCGGGGTAAACGAAAACCCTTTATTTTTGGAGCTTGTAGATTAAAACGAAACCCTATAGCTTGTTTCTCTTGATGCTTGTCCGGAGCTGATTTGATCAAAATTCGATTATCTTTTGTGATGATTTGTGGATTCATTTCCTACAATATGCGAGATTCGGGGTTTGATTTGTATGAAGGCTAATTTTCTAGATGTTATGTGTACATATATCTGTATTTTGGGCTTGAATTTCCGGAAATAGGGTTTTGGAAGGTCGTTGGAAATTGCACAAAATTAGAAATAGGAGTTTGGGGGTGGTTTCTAAATTTTTGGTTGCGTGGGTGATTCTTGTAGATTGAGCTGGATCGTAGAAAGAAACATCAAGCTTCTAGAGTTGACAGTTTAGAGATTTTCAATGATTTCGATTAGTTAGGATCGAGGTTTGGCTTGGAAATTCCAAACCTCGGTCAATGAGAAGGAATTGGCAATTCGAATTCACTAAATTGTAGGGTTTTACTAGTGTAGTTTCTTGAATAGGTGGTGGATAtagtttcaaaatattcaaactatGTCGGAGTATTTTAAGATGCAGATGACGTTATGATTTCTGGGCATTGCCTAGTGAGCAGGAGTTTGTATTAGAGTTGGTGAAGCTTTCCGGGTATTGGTTTCCGTGGTTGAGACCGCACGCTGTTTTGCTGTCATCATATTGTTTATTCCAAACTTTGCAGAATGAGCTTAGAGAATGAAGACCAAAACTTATTGGATCGGCCATCTGAAACGAATCATGAATGGCAAAAGTAATGAACTTCTGTTTCCGTTTCCACTTTTTATGGCcgaatttttcttttctgagcTTTTATGTTGTATTTGCTTCTCCACTTTTGGTGAACTCTGATAAAAAACTGTTTTAATGATGCaggaaattgaaaattttatataaaagggAGTTTTTATTGTCATTAAGCGAATTGGATGTTTGCAGAAAGTTGCCTAGTGGGTTTGATCAATCAATTTTGAGGTAAGATGAATCTTTTTCTATAGGGGCTAATAAACATATGTCGTTATAGTCCGCATTTGTGAATTTTGACAATGGAGTACCctttttttatatcattgcCTTGCATGGCTTTAGTTACTGCTACCGGTTTACTCATGCATCATGATATGCATTGTTcttaatctgatttttttttggaacaaaattAGTGAATTTGAGGATTCTTTCCAAGATCAGCAAAGAGTTTCTAGCGCCTTGTCATCACATAGTTACAGGCGTAATGAGTATGGTTCATCCCCACCTACCAAAGGGGATTTCAATAGCTATTCTTGGGGTGTCCATGGAAGATGGGAAAGTCGTTCATCTGGACGAGGCGATAAAGATAGTGACTCACAATCTGATTGGGAGTCGGGTAGGATATTCCATGCTcatgttgataatttttttacttgtaaatTGTTTTACTTGGACtagtttgtaatttgttttcaatGCATAGCTATTTATGTATGTTTTCCCCATGGAGTTTAAATCCCCTCCAACAATTCATTGAAAGCGGAGGTTGACAATATATATTTAGCGCACTTTCTTTTGTATTAGACATTTAGACTAGTAATTAGGAAGTTAAATACATTATGACTAAGCGTTTACTAAATTTGTAAAGGTAGTAACgaattaattaagaaatcaTGTCTTGCAATATCCAATTGATTAGAAATTTATCATGTTGTCAGAATTCCACACTCAAAGGctttaaaaacttatttatcgTTCCTAAACTCAGTCTCTTTTGGTGTACATGAAAGTTGTTGATGCAAGGAGAAAACACTTGAGAACTAATTAGTTGTTGAGTCATAGGTCAAATGACCACGTTAAACGATTTGAAGGGAGGGTGGGAAATCCTTCAACACGCAAGTTCTTGGGTGGGGTTTTTGAAGAAAACTTTGATAGAGGAGAGTTGTAAGCACGGATGTCCTTTGTCTTGCTTTTGAGAGGGTTGtcagaaaatgtttttttgagAACTATTCAACTTCATTGAAAAGCTCAAAAAGTTCAATCCAAGTACATATGATATATACAAGAGAGACACCTATCTAGAAGGTgcaaaagatacaagaaaatcttcttcttttttttcatgagcCAAGGAAAGTTTTTTGTGAAAGTGAGTAGGAAAAATGATTAGACAAAGAATGTTGTTTTGAGAAAACTATTTTTCCGGGCATGAGCTAAGCCAAACCACTTCGATTGAAGAAGTTACTCCACAAAGCACTAGCAACCCGCAGTGTACTAAAAGATGATCTACTCCTCttacatatatgtattttttttatataagtaagaaatttattgaaaccatgtaattaggcatagtccaagtacacaggaagtatacaaagagaaaacacctaattatAAGCTAAAGCTGAAAAAGAGCACGAGAAGTCATTGGGGCGGAACCCATCCATTACAATAACCGAAGCCCAAAGCTacaaagtatgaaaaaagaaagctcTAATCCCATCCACCAAGTGTTCTCTATTGTCGAAACAGCGatcattcctctcattccaaatacaccacataagacaaagatgaaccatcttccaaacagccgCTATTTGACAATTTCCTtgaatccctctccaacatgcCAAAAGATTCACCACACTcttgggcatcacccaagcaatgccaattacacatgtagcaccaattaTTGataactttatttcttttccttggaTTATCCATGGTGAGATTCTTTcctatttcaaaaaattttataagcaCGATGCGCTGAGTTCTTAATGTTCTATTTTCTTGCTGGATGAACAGCAGTGAGTGTCCCTCCTTTGCGTTCATTTGATATATGTCACCTAATTGACTTGTTTGTTTAACCATTCTTCATGCCTGCATGTTGTTTGCATGCCCTGAAAGCAAATGAAATATATTTCTTTGTGTAAATGTTTTCCTGTCATTCTATAGATTGATACAGCATTCTATCTATACCTGCCTTTGTAATCTTAATTCTGTCCCGCATCGGTAATGCATAAAGCATTTGCTATGTAATGCTCAGTTTTCCTGCAACATCACaaattagtttgttttcaagtgCTGAGATCTCGATGGATGGTGGGTTTGTCTAAAACAACTTGTCTAGACCTGTGTGTTGTATGTTTTGACCATTCATATCAACATGCAGATTCAGGTAGGCGCTATGGCAACCAATCTCGACGATCTTGGCAAGTTGAGCATGAGGGACTTCTTGGTAGTGGTTCTTTCCCAAGATCATCTGGATTTGCTGCAGGAGTATCGGCTCCAACATTTCGAGCTAATGCTCACTCTCAGCTCAATAAGAGCAATGAGCCCTATCATCCCCCTCGGCCTTATAAGGTTGGACTCATGCTTGTTTATGTTCCTCGCTCAGACTGTAATGCCTGTAGTCTTGGATTTGGAGTTATACTTCCCTTTTTCAATGCTATAGCATGATTTTTATACCTTGAAGAGTAAATATAATGCAAAAAGGATGAAGCCAGTTGCAATTCGTTTTGTACAGCCTCCTgaatactgatttttttttttctgctgtgTATTCTTCAGGCGGTGCCTCACACACGAAGGGAAACCAATGACTCCTACAATGACGAAACATTTGGTTTTTCTGAGAGCACAAGTGAGGACAGGGCAGAagaggaaagaaagagaagaggtAATTTGCACATTTCTGCCAGATTGACTGGCAGATGCAactgttgtgtgtgtgtgtgtgtgtgtgtgtacatgtgtATTTTAGCTACTTAATTGTTAACCATTTCTCTAGTTAGCAAGTTTAAAATTGATGACTTGCTTTTCAGTTTCCTTTGAGCTAATGAGGAGGGAACATCAAAAAgcatttcaagaaaagcagaAGTTAAATCCTGACAAGCGTAAAGATGGATTCGACATTACCACACTGCTAGAGGATTCCAAAGATGAGAAGAGCTTTTTGAATAGAAGCAGTGTGTCAAATGACCCTGTGACACTAAAAGATTCACATAATGATTCTGAAAAATCTTCTTTTCCCCCACAAACTCCTGCATCCAGACCACTTGTACCACCAGGTTTTACAAGCACAGTTTTAGAAAGGAATTTTGGATCAAAATCCATAATTCAACCGCATACAGTGGAGGTAACCGTCTTTCATTTTCACCTGATTTCTATGCTTGGAAAGTTAGTTCTctgaaaaaaggaaatgaagaagaaaaatcattaGAAAGGTGGCCGGTCATGCATCTCTCTTTTTGTATAGTAATGCATTCTAAATATCATACAGTGagttacttacaaaaaaaaagaagatattataCAGGGACTAGAATAAGTGGTTTACTGTTTATTGTCTTGAAGTATTGCTTTATCTTTCTTGAAGCTTTAATCCTAATAGTTTGTCTTGCATGTGCCTTTTAAGTTTATTGAGATTTATTGTAGTTTATGAGAAGACTACCTGGAAAGAAGCTGAAAAGTCAGTAGCAATCTTTTGTAATTCTACCCAGATTCGGTACATTCTCAAAAGAGTAAACCCACATCATAAAGAATAAAATGCAAAGTTATGGTCACTTGGACTGTTATAAGCGAATATGCCTGGGAAATTCTAGGGAGGAAAGACGATTTTGCTACTTTCCCTATGGTTATTTTGCTCTTTTttattccctctctctctctctctcaacctaCAGTTCCATCTGCTTCAAAACCTGCAAGCAATTTTACTGATGCATAGTTTTTTGATATATGTATCtatgattttttattcatttctaacATATAAATGAAAGATGGGGTTTGTAGAAAAATTATTAGCTTGATTAGCGAGATATTAGAGAGCTCATACTATctattgatatttttctttataggtTTAGCATATGCTGTCTCAAGATCTTTTCTGTTTCATTTTTGTTAATACCAAATATTTTTACCCATGATTTTTTGTCTTGCTTGTCATATGTTACCTTTGCTTGTCCTCTTATTAGTCATGCATGTTCTGTTGCTGCTGTAGGTTGTGAATCCTGAACTTGAAAACTGCCATTCACATGCCAAAGGTAACCTTATATTAAATGGTGTTTTGGATCATAAAGTGGAGGAACAGTCATCAGAACAAAAGGTTTTGGGTACACATAAACTTGGAAGTACTAGTAATAATGTTTCATTAAATAACAACAGTGACAAGAATCTGGATGTACCACCCAGTAATACGATTGATGTGGATACTCAGTTGCATAAGATTTCTTATCTTTCAGAAGCCTTTGAAGCTTCAGAAAATAGTGAAGTTATTGAGCTTAATGGCGAGAAGGTAACAGGGGATAAAATAGTTGCTGAATCCAATCATGATCAGTCAACTTCAATCCTAGATAATCTTTTTGGCTATGCTTTGACACCAAGTGGTGGTGGGTCCTCTAGTTTAATTGAGGTAATGGTGATTTCTAATAGACTTCTCATTAATGCCTATTCTACATGGGTGTGTGAGAGTACTGATAGCATATTGATATCTGTTTCCTTTCAAAATTGAGTTAGGCTATTCAAGGTTTATTAACTAtctatttatcaaaaaaagaagaagaaaatatctcTGTTTCACTGAATATGACCATGCCATGATAACACGACAATACTACCTATAGAATACAGGCATGCTTTGCTATCATCAAAATTGTTCAAGCAACTGATAAATAGTTACATGATTTACAGTCAGACTTGGCATGTACTTAGTTGATTCTaaacaataatttattgaaatggGTGGAGCATTTTATGGTTCTAATGGAATTCCCAAGAGaagtgaaaatcaatttttattggTTGAGGTTTTGAATTAACCATATGATCATTCTTTAGCTCTTTGGTCAGATCTTTTCTTGGATGATGTTTTGCTGCTTCTCCCAGTGAATGGATGCATTGCTAatttttgtctattttcttgtttgtaACATGATGTATCTCTTCGtcataattttctttgttgCTTGTACAGCATAATACTAGTAAAGCAGATGAGACGATCCTTCATGCTTCCCAATCTTCCAAGTTTGCTCGTTGGTTTCCTGAAGAAGGTATGCCTATATCAATGTTCTGGTTTTAAGTCATTGGACATACTTAAGCTTTAATTGATTGTATATTGATGTTATAAAAAATCGTACTGCAGAAAAGAAATCAGTGGCTGATCTCTACTCCAGCAGGCCAAATGACTTGCTCTCATTGATTGTTTCTGGCGAGAAAGGTGGATCCCAGGAAGAAGTTTCTTCTGATGTGAAGAAGAATACAGAGCACGTGTTAtctaattttccttttgaaagatTTGAACCTGCAGAGGggcataaaaaaacaaatttaacatCTGATATAATTGAAAATTCTGACCAATTGTACAAGAATAATAAACCGCAGGCACTTCCAGCTGTCCTTACCTGTGAAGACCTCGAACAGTCGATTTTGTCAGAAATTAGTGAAAATGGCTCGACTCAGCAACTGCCTGCTCAAGCCTTGAGCATTCCCGATCCAAAGACTGAACCACCAAGTGTTAATATCGATGATCATGCTTCTCAGCACCTCCTTTCATTGTTACAGAAGGGAACAGGCCTGAAAGATACTGTACAATCCCCCAACTTAGACATTCGATCTTCAGAGAAACTGCAGAACAATGAGGGAGCAAGTTTTGACTCTGCAGCTCGGACAAAAGAGGTAAATTCTGAGAATTCTTCTAGTTCAGGGCAGAGTCTGACTCTCGAAACACTATTTGGGACTGCATTTATGAAGGAGCTGCAATCAGTTGGAGCACCAGTGTCTGTCCAGAGAGGCTCGGCTGGGTCTGCAATAGTTGATGTTCCAGAATCTCATGAGTTTCCTTTTCCTGAAATGGATGATGCTCTTGTTCTTCCAAATGGAATAGGTTCCAATTCAACTAGTTATGAAAGCAGTGTTTTGACCTCTAAGGAAAGACTGCAAACCAAACCGGTAAAGATTGATGAGCAGTGGTTCGGTTTTGATGATCCTCAAGCTGAGCCAGATTCATTCCAGGTTCGAACTGGATTGAAGTCTAAGCTTGGTGGCTTTGACAGGCCTGTGGATATTCGACTTTCTGAAGAGGATAGCTTGATTACAGTTAATGATCCTTTGAACCTTCAAAATTATGCGATTGCAAAGACTGCAGCTAGAACCAATGCATTAGCTTCCCCAAACACCCAAGTTGACATTGCTGAAAAACTAGCAGCTTGGAATGCCATCCTCAAAGACAAAAGAGCGTTCATGGGGGGTCAAGAAGGTCCACCTTTTCTTCGTGGTGCTCGCGATATGAGGGAGCCCAATATTACCTATCAGAATCTTAGTGTTCAACCATCTTCCCCACAGCTTCAACCCCCTCATTCTAATCACGTAGGGCCCTTGCTCCATCCATTAGATTCTCGTCCCGCTAACATTAATGCGCAGTTGAAATTTATGACACCAGACAGAATCATCCATCATGATCCTCCACCGAATCATCAATTTCCTGCTAATATGCTTCGTCCTCAGTTTCATCATCCTGGCCCTGGATTGACTGGGTTTGATCCTCCCAGTCATCACCCTATGTTGCAACAGATGTATATGTCGGGCAACTTTCCTCCACCTCACCTGCTTCGAGGATTTCCCAGGAGTGCACCAATGTCGGCTCAGCCAAACAGGGGTGCACCTATGCCTCATGCCAGCAATCAGATGACAGGTTCTATGCCTGAATTAAATCCATTGCaagcttttccttttggtcACCGGCAACCCAACTTTGCTGGTCTTGGATTGCCACCACCAGGTAAAGCACTCACCCATATGGTTTGTCTTGTCAGTACTGGCTTTTCTGGTTTAAAAATGACCAactacttatataaaaaaaaaaaaaaatgtaactgcTTCCCATGCATGTTTTAATTGCCCTCTCATAGTTTTACGACAATGGCTTCATGCGTGATCAAATTGTGTTACACATGGTTCACAACGACTCAAGGTTGTCTTGAGACAACTTAGGATGGTAGACTTCTGCTCAATCTAAGATCAGAAGGAATGCATAGGATGGTAGACTTTGCTAAAAACTTACCACGTTATGTACCCTTACCTTTTCAAACTTCCCATTTACTTGCACAAATTTCCTATTTTTGGAATGACTGCAAAGTTCTTCAAATGAAATGTAACATTAAACGGTAACCTGAATGTGAAATCATTGATATTTCTCTCTACCTAATTGGTCTTGATGTGTGAAGTGATGACTTACTATAGCAGCCTTCCGTGATTTCTTTTCCAAGAAGTGTACATCAACAAAGTGCCATTTTTGGCAGCGTCTTT
This window of the Juglans regia cultivar Chandler chromosome 12, Walnut 2.0, whole genome shotgun sequence genome carries:
- the LOC109003516 gene encoding uncharacterized protein LOC109003516 isoform X1, whose product is MSLENEDQNLLDRPSETNHEWQKKLKILYKREFLLSLSELDVCRKLPSGFDQSILSEFEDSFQDQQRVSSALSSHSYRRNEYGSSPPTKGDFNSYSWGVHGRWESRSSGRGDKDSDSQSDWESDSGRRYGNQSRRSWQVEHEGLLGSGSFPRSSGFAAGVSAPTFRANAHSQLNKSNEPYHPPRPYKAVPHTRRETNDSYNDETFGFSESTSEDRAEEERKRRVSFELMRREHQKAFQEKQKLNPDKRKDGFDITTLLEDSKDEKSFLNRSSVSNDPVTLKDSHNDSEKSSFPPQTPASRPLVPPGFTSTVLERNFGSKSIIQPHTVEVVNPELENCHSHAKGNLILNGVLDHKVEEQSSEQKVLGTHKLGSTSNNVSLNNNSDKNLDVPPSNTIDVDTQLHKISYLSEAFEASENSEVIELNGEKVTGDKIVAESNHDQSTSILDNLFGYALTPSGGGSSSLIEHNTSKADETILHASQSSKFARWFPEEEKKSVADLYSSRPNDLLSLIVSGEKGGSQEEVSSDVKKNTEHVLSNFPFERFEPAEGHKKTNLTSDIIENSDQLYKNNKPQALPAVLTCEDLEQSILSEISENGSTQQLPAQALSIPDPKTEPPSVNIDDHASQHLLSLLQKGTGLKDTVQSPNLDIRSSEKLQNNEGASFDSAARTKEVNSENSSSSGQSLTLETLFGTAFMKELQSVGAPVSVQRGSAGSAIVDVPESHEFPFPEMDDALVLPNGIGSNSTSYESSVLTSKERLQTKPVKIDEQWFGFDDPQAEPDSFQVRTGLKSKLGGFDRPVDIRLSEEDSLITVNDPLNLQNYAIAKTAARTNALASPNTQVDIAEKLAAWNAILKDKRAFMGGQEGPPFLRGARDMREPNITYQNLSVQPSSPQLQPPHSNHVGPLLHPLDSRPANINAQLKFMTPDRIIHHDPPPNHQFPANMLRPQFHHPGPGLTGFDPPSHHPMLQQMYMSGNFPPPHLLRGFPRSAPMSAQPNRGAPMPHASNQMTGSMPELNPLQAFPFGHRQPNFAGLGLPPPAPEVGGGSNHPEAIQRFIERERRSKSKQVQPFAVADRGQGMYGHEVDLGFGYR
- the LOC109003516 gene encoding uncharacterized protein LOC109003516 isoform X3, which encodes MSLENEDQNLLDRPSETNHEWQKKLKILYKREFLLSLSELDVCRKLPSGFDQSILSEFEDSFQDQQRVSSALSSHSYRRNEYGSSPPTKGDFNSYSWGVHGRWESRSSGRGDKDSDSQSDWESDSGRRYGNQSRRSWQVEHEGLLGSGSFPRSSGFAAGVSAPTFRANAHSQLNKSNEPYHPPRPYKAVPHTRRETNDSYNDETFGFSESTSEDRAEEERKRRVSFELMRREHQKAFQEKQKLNPDKRKDGFDITTLLEDSKDEKSFLNRSSVSNDPVTLKDSHNDSEKSSFPPQTPASRPLVPPGFTSTVLERNFGSKSIIQPHTVEHNTSKADETILHASQSSKFARWFPEEEKKSVADLYSSRPNDLLSLIVSGEKGGSQEEVSSDVKKNTEHVLSNFPFERFEPAEGHKKTNLTSDIIENSDQLYKNNKPQALPAVLTCEDLEQSILSEISENGSTQQLPAQALSIPDPKTEPPSVNIDDHASQHLLSLLQKGTGLKDTVQSPNLDIRSSEKLQNNEGASFDSAARTKEVNSENSSSSGQSLTLETLFGTAFMKELQSVGAPVSVQRGSAGSAIVDVPESHEFPFPEMDDALVLPNGIGSNSTSYESSVLTSKERLQTKPVKIDEQWFGFDDPQAEPDSFQVRTGLKSKLGGFDRPVDIRLSEEDSLITVNDPLNLQNYAIAKTAARTNALASPNTQVDIAEKLAAWNAILKDKRAFMGGQEGPPFLRGARDMREPNITYQNLSVQPSSPQLQPPHSNHVGPLLHPLDSRPANINAQLKFMTPDRIIHHDPPPNHQFPANMLRPQFHHPGPGLTGFDPPSHHPMLQQMYMSGNFPPPHLLRGFPRSAPMSAQPNRGAPMPHASNQMTGSMPELNPLQAFPFGHRQPNFAGLGLPPPAPEVGGGSNHPEAIQRFIERERRSKSKQVQPFAVADRGQGMYGHEVDLGFGYR
- the LOC109003516 gene encoding uncharacterized protein LOC109003516 isoform X2 gives rise to the protein MSLENEDQNLLDRPSETNHEWQKKLKILYKREFLLSLSELDVCRKLPSGFDQSILSEFEDSFQDQQRVSSALSSHSYRRNEYGSSPPTKGDFNSYSWGVHGRWESRSSGRGDKDSDSQSDWESDSGRRYGNQSRRSWQVEHEGLLGSGSFPRSSGFAAGVSAPTFRANAHSQLNKSNEPYHPPRPYKAVPHTRRETNDSYNDETFGFSESTSEDRAEEERKRRVSFELMRREHQKAFQEKQKLNPDKRKDGFDITTLLEDSKDEKSFLNRSSVSNDPVTLKDSHNDSEKSSFPPQTPASRPLVPPGFTSTVLERNFGSKSIIQPHTVEVVNPELENCHSHAKEAFEASENSEVIELNGEKVTGDKIVAESNHDQSTSILDNLFGYALTPSGGGSSSLIEHNTSKADETILHASQSSKFARWFPEEEKKSVADLYSSRPNDLLSLIVSGEKGGSQEEVSSDVKKNTEHVLSNFPFERFEPAEGHKKTNLTSDIIENSDQLYKNNKPQALPAVLTCEDLEQSILSEISENGSTQQLPAQALSIPDPKTEPPSVNIDDHASQHLLSLLQKGTGLKDTVQSPNLDIRSSEKLQNNEGASFDSAARTKEVNSENSSSSGQSLTLETLFGTAFMKELQSVGAPVSVQRGSAGSAIVDVPESHEFPFPEMDDALVLPNGIGSNSTSYESSVLTSKERLQTKPVKIDEQWFGFDDPQAEPDSFQVRTGLKSKLGGFDRPVDIRLSEEDSLITVNDPLNLQNYAIAKTAARTNALASPNTQVDIAEKLAAWNAILKDKRAFMGGQEGPPFLRGARDMREPNITYQNLSVQPSSPQLQPPHSNHVGPLLHPLDSRPANINAQLKFMTPDRIIHHDPPPNHQFPANMLRPQFHHPGPGLTGFDPPSHHPMLQQMYMSGNFPPPHLLRGFPRSAPMSAQPNRGAPMPHASNQMTGSMPELNPLQAFPFGHRQPNFAGLGLPPPAPEVGGGSNHPEAIQRFIERERRSKSKQVQPFAVADRGQGMYGHEVDLGFGYR